From Bombus vancouverensis nearcticus chromosome 15, iyBomVanc1_principal, whole genome shotgun sequence, the proteins below share one genomic window:
- the Wnk gene encoding wnk kinase isoform X2: protein MPRCCNENKAVSSVGTSREHNTEDILLTQSRSFTIGNQLELEEDPPIVEKSHRRVRCDLSPVPTSTSTNLNIKLLSIKADRNSRQDQVETGSGGYRERKKEIKKRAAIGNTVRGFLSSGHSRQDRYETNRQQSSGGSGLSSLCPKLVASGGGGNQSGISLAVGHLASQEGVGPCSVVTTQRIHNHTHNHKRQRKLSIVSQAGTSAHSSGDRKTSNLSRSSTPICKKQVRTQRADHTDSLSITSNGVASSSPSSKKKVLSVLRICEKSSSRNLNSPSLDHENDRSFSDAEEAITATENVFNVPGSSSTPSTPLSRLKSKKSDEDETSVEYNISKEGADSSRNPSDKKGSLDSNEEKTSTLECFESSKTSNIIRKISANSIDEEISAQNKQKVISTSSTSTKSSNIKSRNKYVAEKMIEQHNSKNLKGINMEKNINTSSSTETSMSSAANKNNEKTKRKTSNEEPKSTNIAENEDLAKNSEKNVIDDKNDMQQSEEMVKSSRFVTSKVSEEIVETEIKDIDAQREVEEEVTIYDEDDNGTSISDIVATQALHESLSKLGKVPPLDTELKNVKDTNTQDETKMVKEEKEKEVVQEEAVEGFIGPLLDENFKADEKLTQKTMAMEEVRNLLMKVKVQTVEDDDDEEKAIGISPDGRFLKFEEEIGRGSFKTVYRGLDTQTGVAVAWCELQEKKLNKTERLRFREEAEMLKGLQHPNIVRFYDYWEVTLTRRKYIVLVTELMTSGTLKTYLRRFKKINPKVVKSWCRQILKGLSFLHSRSPPIIHRDLKCDNIFITGTTGSVKIGDLGLATLKNRSFAKSVIGTPEFMAPEMYEEHYDESVDVYAFGMCMLEMATSEYPYSECTGPAQIYKRVVSGVKPQSYDKVENPEVREIIEMCIRLKKEERPLVKDLLNHEFFADDVGLKLEMVSRDSAVADAELSRVEFRLRVLDPKKRTNKHKENEAIQFDFDIQTDNAEEVASEMAKSSLILEEDVKAVAKMLKSQISTLLREREERKAKEEKERLDREADSVNTTNENLLQQQLLLQQMQLQQQQQQMQSNMSIQMQGQVQMQLQQNQIPLQQQQQMQTAAQQPQQHNLQPQQVQLVQQQPLMQQQTSVVQPQQAQQMQQVTQVSQQQVQYQQQQYQQQLQQQYQQQQPQQFPQHVSQNLTATSSQCSTPQTVQTQPQFPQVSQQIQQQQHLHQQQQYIQLNQMNVPQQMGHQIQQPQIQILSQPQHMHQQISQPPQVQYSQPQIQHVQNQQYYQQNTTGTSGYSTQPLYQQNISQQVYHSYASSSSSGHVEILSSNQPTAQIYSHPSIPQNTAPPTSQPYMQPQPGQVQPSVPTGLNLQSTSSATHIQNTITSTIPNMQSAPTLISNSGHQSQPQQNVLVQMKYSQSSSIPTSVPISAGISVPSTTVSQQQQHFISNTEQLCSNTERSSLSKQDTMDSVQSLPTDIPPTIQDQGNVSNVSNISTSQAAMPNEGINQESAENVTSSERSRVKRSGTKRKKPGIKLTVLSVSSNEGQSMIVECQLDTSKQKTVTFKFDRDDMVPTDIANNLVAENLLPQSQCETFVELIEDIVKQLRLDPTRALPLVAHGPPDQSAGGSPVTSRRPRDRDHSLDTAKVRHGSLTRQSSHRSSYKIHRRHRSRDETSNTSTPTKLLPIDQILSHITGSTSMDKQQNVQTPDSQMGPENTSAEASRRSSTSTQNTDTLTPTNLPSDPTDPTQETIVSAAADTVLDAQSILKDETAKSTYIQSQITDSTVNQINEKSKESVVQDAMEQEKETNKETHFDAITAEVATLTAPPPARKISRFLVSPVVEQKIVTSEEEGSTSVENADKSNVLTAQPSSLSQSNTIDEGQVKHDDLEVNVLEAQTMVPEKSNIEIVTQNPQCIAEQVDTVQTIQQPVQQSIALQSTVQGQAILSISQMQQNVSAVQSSQQNVMVPGSAITHQSPQQVQVVSQNVAMPQKDPQTQVASSGINISGQYQNQSMPCNILLQQQQIPIQQSLTQMHIQPEHQHQGQMQAQRPLQQFQHQQIPQQHQQYVILPRHIPQLQPTTIIDERNRRISNISTTSNMSTDSQISEIANMTDDKKQTMIMPNLSMPQTQHVQFISQPDGPNITPLPQTVLEPIQQLQTAPQATVNVPANVSVPVSVPAHQAATVEVAPKVTLKTKEVSSTLPDLAQNLANILSNPKSKSVTPHCLTTHEPNQTVNIPGTTILEYKPTLQSEQYFQPIQPEASQIQMQPQLQHNYQVNTTQQGIPQTFQFSQQPHQAQIPLQQTMQLNATHQIDPQLQMAQQNFQQSKWTASMNQNIIQQSASIRHIQQIQPQSQQTMPQHVIQETQNIESCISSDQSQLHLKLPDQQLLGKVSETEAQDANLTGRTSSEYPLLSENESSSHDITPEHTIVESVDSVLFTQNQALQQQQQQQQHQQQQHRKLSQQNSLDKVTDTTTGTSVPGGTGPQTIADLHQKLVQLTSQPSEALNVGTPPISYPATPHNHQIIGGYDAYMHSLQQKLVNIGMPISTTHGIQGPLSPQTTIQSTTNLTDSNVPTSVESSVLTQESSIQQLTLSQTHVDCSLDSPTPTPGGAPVGSETMSPSKESIKVRIQRPGSRLQELEQELAKIHRGSIPATASPQPLTPPVSISSVPPSSVGSIQLQPSLQSTQSLLTTVPPVTAVPVATVTPSVFTSRSDTNTPVQVESQENVSEKVSTTQPVRKISRFVVSKVAGPPSNATTPIQQHTDMSKNQTEDSKVYHIDDTQGTPVQITHSREGSLPPTQITQPINAPVVEQAEKDERFWTLTPSEEYQLLIKKQTMELESLQRRHREELERFQQHQLQLLIQQQQQASALHQHHHQHHPVLYHTVTTSVPGQTRLPGTEDYLMFNTTPQTPLQKAPSNYPDTDETLRLAMQKLKQTPLQLQPQQAATGIPHAYVIPIPVVPSETMQNVSTQQPTTYTSELTESLEPAHNPTIINSTQYQFTPILPDGTNYAVSSTGSLVTPIPISSSTGSGGYIQYHDNQTLSNFQTFSCTPHGGFFLPAGYRLIYAPSGGTSQSQPATPATPHIGNSHDGTPPAEPLHAANVDNSTAPPSHTDQ from the exons ATGCCGAGATGCTGCAATGAAAACAAGGCAGTGAGTTCGGTTGGCACTAGTCGGGAACATAATACGGAAGATATTTTGTTAACACAGAGTCGTTCTTTTACAATTGGAAATCAGTTGGAATTAGAGGAAGATCCACCAATTGTTGAGAAATCACACAGAAGAGTAAGGTGTGATCTAAGTCCAGTTCCAACAAGCACAAGTACTAATTTGAATATAAAGCTTTTAAGTATTAAG GCAGATAGAAATAGTCGTCAAGATCAAGTGGAGACTGGATCTGGTGGGTACAGAGAacggaagaaagaaattaaaaagagagCAGCTATAGGCAATACAGTGCGTGGATTCCTCTCATCTGGCCACAGCAGGCAGGACAG GTATGAGACAAATAGACAACAATCTTCAGGGGGAAGTGGCCTGTCAAGTTTATGTCCAAAGCTGGTGGCCAGTGGAGGAGGCGGTAATCAGAGTGGGATTAGCCTGGCAGTGGGCCACTTAGCCTCTCAAGAAGGAGTAGGTCCTTGCTCAGTTGTAACCACTCAAAGAATCCATAATCACACACATAATCACAAACGCCAAAGAAAATTATCTATTGTCTCACAAGCTGGCACTAGTGCTCATAGTTCTGGAGATAGAAAG ACATCAAATCTAAGCCGTTCCTCTACACCAATTTGCAAAAAACAAGTGCGGACTCAAAGGGCTGATCATACGGATTCATTATCGATAACAAGTAACGGAGTCGCCAGTAGCTCACCTTCTTCTAAAAAGAAAGTTTTATCTGTGTTACGAATTTGTGAAAAATCATCATCTCGGAATCTCAATTCACCATCTTTAGATCATGAAAATGATCGCAGTTTTAGCGATGCAGAGGAAGCTATTACAGCAACAGAAAATGTGTTCAATGTGCCAG GATCCAGTTCCACACCTTCAACACCACTTAGCCGATTGAAATCAAAAAAATCGGACGAAGATGAAACGAGTGTGGAATACAATATTAGTAAAGAAGGTGCTGATTCCTCACGGAACCCATCAGACAAAAAAGGATCACTAGATTCCAACGAAGAAAAGACGTCTACATTAGAATGTTTCGAATCTTCTAAAACTTCGAATATTATAAGAAAAATATCGGCAAATAGTATCGACGAAGAAATAAGTGCACAGAATAAGCAAAAAGTAATTTCCACTTCTTCCACAAGTACGAAATCCAGCAATATAAAATCTAGAAACAAATATGTTGCAGAAAAGATGATTGAGCAACACAATAGCAAAAATTTAAAAGGAATAAATATGGAAAAAAACATAAATACAAGTTCGTCCACAGAAACATCCATGAGTTCAGCAGCtaataaaaataacgaaaaaacCAAACGGAAAACGTCTAACGAAGAGCCAAAATCTACTAATATTGCAGAGAATGAAGACTTAGCTAAAAATTCTGAGAAAAATGTGATAGATGATAAAAATGACATGCAACAAAGTGAAGAAATGGTAAAAAGCTCAAGATTTGTAACATCAAAGGTGTCAGAAGAAATTGTGGAAACTGAGATTAAAGATATAGATGCGCAAagagaagtagaagaagaagtgACGATATATGATGAAGATGATAATGGCACCAGTATCAGTGATATTGTTGCTACTCAAGCGCTTCATGAATCTCTGAGTAAATTAGGTAAAGTACCACCATTAGATACTGAGTTGAAGAATGTCAAGGATACAAACACCCAAGACGAAACCAAGAtggtaaaagaagaaaaagaaaaggaagtcGTGCAAGAAGAAGCAGTGGAAGGATTTATTGGTCCTTTACTTGATGAAAATTTTAAAGCAGATGAAAAATTAACACAGAAAACAATGGCTATGGAGGAAGTACGAAATTTATTAATGAAAGTTAAAGTGCAAACTGTTGAAGATGATGATGACGAAGAAAAGGCTATAGGTATATCACCAGATGGTAGAtttttaaaatttgaagaaGAAATTGGTAGAGGCAGCTTTAAGACTGTATATAGAGGTCTGGATACTCAAACTGGTGTAGCTGTTGCTTGGTGTGAATTGCAG gaaaaaaaattaaataagacAGAAAGATTAAGATTTCGAGAGGAAGCAGAAATGTTGAAAGGTTTACAACACCCAAATATTGTCAGGTTTTATGATTATTGGGAAGTTACACTTACACGTAGAAAATATATTGTGCTAGTCACTGAACTTATGACTTCAGGAACCTTGAAAAC GTATCTGAgacgatttaaaaaaattaatccaAAAGTTGTAAAATCTTGGTGTCGACAAATTTTGAAAGGCCTTAGTTTCTTGCATTCGAGGTCACCACCAATTATTCATCGTGATTTAAAATGTGACAATATCTTTATTACTGGTACCACAGGAAGTGTAAAAATTGGCGATTTGGGACTTGCTACTCTTAAAAACAGAAGTTTTGCAAAAAGCGTTATCGGAACACCTGAATTTATGGCACCAGAAATGTATGAAGAACATTACGATGAATCCGTTGACGTTTATGCGTTTGGAATGTGTATGCTTGAAATGGCTACTAGTGAATATCCATATTCAGAATGTACTGGACCGGCACAAATATATAAACGCGTAGTATCG GGTGTAAAACCGCAAAGTTACGATAAAGTGGAAAATCCAGAAGTACGTGAGATTATAGAAATGTGCATTCGattaaagaaagaagaacggcCTTTAGTTAAAGATCTTTTAAATCACGAATTTTTTGCGGACGATGTTGGCTTAAAATTAGAAATGGTTTCAAGAGATTCAGCCGTAGCGGATGCGGAATTATCGCGTGTTGAATTCCGACTTCGAGTGTTGGATCCCAAGAAACGTACTAACAAACATAAAGAGAACGAGGCGATACAGTTTGATTTTGACATTCAAACTGATAATGCAGAAGAAGTAGCCTCAGAAATGGCTAAATCTAGCCTTATACTTGAGGAAGATGTCAAGGCTGTAGCAAAAATGTTAAAATCGCAAATCAGCACTTTGTTGCGAGAGAGAGAAGAACGTAAagccaaagaagaaaaggaacgtTTAGATCGAGAAGCGGATAGTGTTAATACAACCaatgaaaatttgttacaaCAACAATTATTACTTCAACAAATGCAAttgcaacagcaacaacaacagatGCAATCAAATATGAGCATCCAAATGCAAGGTCAAGTACAAATGCAGTTGCAACAGAATCAAATACCTttgcaacaacagcaacaaatGCAAACTGCTGCACAACAACCTCAGCAACACAATTTACAACCACAACAAGTCCAATTGGTTCAACAGCAACCATTAATGCAGCAACAAACGTCTGTTGTTCAGCCACAGCAAGCACAACAAATGCAACAAGTGACTCAGGTTTCACAACAGCAAGTGCAGTACCAACAACAGCAATATCAACAGCAGTTACAACAACAATATCAACAACAACAGCCACAACAATTTCCTCAGCATGTTTCGCAAAATTTAACTGCTACTTCTTCACAATGCTCTACCCCTCAGACTGTACAGACTCAACCACAATTTCCTCAAGTATCTCAACAAATACAACAACAGCAACATTTGCATCAGCAACAACAGTACATACAACTGAATCAAATGAATGTGCCGCAACAGATGGGTCATCAAATACAACAACCACAGATACAAATTTTATCACAACCTCAACATATGCATCAGCAAATATCGCAACCTCCACAAGTGCAATATTCTCAACCGCAAATACAGCATGTTCAAAATCAGCAGTACTATCAGCAGAATACGACAGGAACCTCAGGATACAGTACGCAACCCCTATATCAGCAAAATATATCTCAACAAGTGTATCATTCGTATGCCAGCTCAAGTTCCTCCGGCCATGTCGAGATCTTATCATCCAATCAGCCTACAGCCCAAATTTATTCTCATCCAAGTATCCCTCAAAATACAGCACCTCCAACTTCACAACCTTACATGCAACCACAGCCAGGACAAGTGCAACCATCTGTACCAACTGGTCTAAATCTTCAGAGCACATCATCAGCAACTCATATACAAAATACAATAACATCAACAATTCCAAATATGCAAAGTGCACCTACTCTTATTTCGAACAGTGGACATCAATCTCAGCCTCAACAAAATGTCTTAGTTCAAATGAAATATTCGCAAAGTTCTAGTATCCCTACTTCTGTACCCATATCAGCTGGGATTTCTGTGCCATCAACAACAGTGTCTCAGCAACAACAGCATTTCATTTCAAACACAGAACAGCTATGTTCTAACACAGAAAGATCATCTTTATCTAAACAAGATACAATGGATTCTGTGCAATCTTTACCAACAGACATACCGCCTACTATTCAGGATCAAGGAAATGTCTCTAACGTGTCTAACATAAGCACATCTCAAGCAGCAATGCCAAATGAAGG AATAAATCAAGAAAGTGCAGAGAATGTCACTTCATCCGAAAGATCTAGAGTAAAAAGATCCGGTACGAAACGTAAGAAACCTGGTATCAAATTAACAGTTTTGTCTGTAAGTAGTAATGAGGGACAATCAATGATTGTTGAATGTCAGTTAGATACCAGCAAACAAAAAACTGTGACATTTAAATTTGATAGAGATGATATGGTACCTACTGACATTGCTAATAACCTG GTTGCTGAAAATTTATTGCCACAATCTCAATGTGAAACGTTCGTTGAATTGATAGAAGACATCGTTAAACAATTACGTTTGGATCCTACACGGGCTTTACCTTTAGTAGCACATGGTCCACCAGATCAATCTGCCGGTGGTAGTCCGGTTACGAGTCGTCGACCTAGAGATCGTGACCACAGTCTTGATACAGCTAAG GTGAGACATGGCTCGCTAACTCGTCAAAGCAGCCACCGGTCGTCGTACAAAATCCATCGTAGACACCGTTCG AGAGACGAAACTTCCAATACTTCTACACCTACGAAATTATTACCGATTGACCAAATTCTTTCTCACATTACGGGCTCCACCTCCATGGATAAGCAACAAAATGTGCAAACGCCTGATAGCCAAATGGGTCCTGAAAACACATCAGCTGAAGCATCCAGAAGATCATCGACCTCTACACAAAATACGGATACATTAACACCGACTAATTTACCAAGCGATCCCACTGATCCAACTCAGGAAACCATAGTTTCTGCAGCAGCAGACACAGTGTTAGACGCGCAAAGTATACTGAAAGATGAAACAGCTAAATCAACGTATATCCAAAGTCAAATAACCGATTCGACTGTAAatcaaataaatgaaaaatctaAAGAATCCGTCGTTCAAGATGCAATGGaacaagagaaagaaacgaataaagaGACACACTTTGATGCCATAACTGCAGAAGTAGCTACATTAACTGCGCCACCTCCAGCACGAAAAATTTCTCGTTTTTTAGTTAGCCCTGTAGTTGAACAGAAGATTGTTACAAGTGAAGAAGAAGGATCTACTTCTGTAGAAAATGCAGATAAATCTAATGTATTAACAGCTCAGCCTAGTTCATTATCGCAATCAAATACGATTGATGAGGGGCAAGTAAAACACGATGATCTAGAAGTGAATGTTTTAGAAGCACAAACTATGGTTCCTGAAAAATCTAATATCGAAATCGTTACGCAAAATCCTCAATGTATCGCAGAACAAGTAGACACTGTTCAAACAATTCAACAACCGGTACAACAATCAATTGCTCTTCAAAGTACTGTACAAGGGCAAGCAATCCTATCCATATCACAAATGCAACAGAATGTTAGTGCTGTGCAATCTAGTCAACAAAATGTAATGGTTCCAGGATCAGCAATAACGCATCAATCGCCTCAACAGGTACAAGTTGTATCTCAAAATGTAGCCATGCCACAAAAGGATCCACAAACTCAAGTTGCATCGAGCGGAATCAATATATCAGGACAATATCAAAATCAATCTATGCCATGCAATATTCTATTACAGCAACAACAAATTCCTATACAACAAAGTTTAACGCAAATGCACATTCAGCCTGAACATCAGCATCAGGGACAAATGCAAGCTCAGCGACCATTGCAACAATTTCAACATCAACAAATACCGCAACAACATCAACAATATGTGATACTTCCTAGACATATTCCACAATTACAACCAACCACAATTATAGATGAAAGAAACCGCAggatttctaatatttctacaACATCGAACATGTCTACGGATTCGCAAATTTCGGAAATTGCTAATATGACGGACGATAAGAAGCAAACAATGATCATGCCCAATTTATCAATGCCCCAAACGCAGCATGTACAATTTATTTCTCAACCAGATGGACCAAATATCACTCCTTTACCACAGACTGTTTTGGAACCAATCCAACAGCTTCAAACAGCACCTCAAGCTACAGTGAATGTCCCAGCAAATGTATCTGTACCTGTTTCAGTTCCTGCCCATCAAGCTGCCACTGTAGAAGTTGCTCCTAAAGTTACACTTAAAACAAAAGAGGTTTCATCAACGCTTCCAGATTTAGCacaaaatttagcaaatatactTTCAAACCCGAAATCGAAATCTGTAACTCCTCATTGTTTAACTACCCACGAACCAAACCAAACTGTAAATATCCCAGGAACTACAATACTCGAATATAAACCTACTCTCCAGTCTGAACAGTATTTTCAACCTATTCAACCAGAAGCAAGTCAAATACAAATGCAACCGCAATTACAGCATAATTATCAAGTGAACACAACACAGCAAGGAATTCCACAAACGTTTCAATTTAGTCAACAACCTCATCAAGCACAAATACCTCTGCAGCAAACAATGCAACTGAATGCAACTCATCAGATCGACCCTCAGTTACAAATGGCGCAACAAAATTTTCAACAGAGCAAATGGACTGCTTCTATGAATCAAAATATTATACAGCAATCTGCATCAATCAGACATATTCAACAGATTCAACCACAATCGCAACAAACTATGCCACAACATGTTATACAAGAAACTCAAAATATAGAAAGTTGCATTTCTTCCGATCAATCTCAGCTTCATTTAAAGCTCCCTGATCAACAACTCTTAGGAAAAGTATCTGAAACAGAAGCTCAAGATGCTAATTTAACTGG GCGTACAAGTTCCGAATATCCTTTATTATCGGAGAACGAAAGCTCTAGCCATGATATAACTCCTGAACATACGATCGTTGAATCTGTAGATTCGGTATTATTTACACAAAATCAAGCAttgcaacaacaacagcagcagcagcaacaccAACAGCAACAACATCGAAAGCTTAGTCAACAGAATTCGCTAGATAAAGTCACAGATACGACTACTGGAACTAGTGTTCCGGGTGGAACAGGTCCACAAACAATAGCAGATCTCCATCAGAAGCTTGTTCAATTAACAAGTCAGCCGTCCGAAGCGCTTAATGTAGGCACACCTCCTATAAGTTATCCAGCTACTCCTCATAATCACCAGATAATAGGTGGATATGATGCCTACATGCATTCTTTACAACAAAAACTTGTTAATATTGGCATGCCAATTTCCACTACACATGGCATa CAGGGTCCTCTATCACCTCAGACTACAATACAGTCGACTACAAACTTGACTGATTCAAATGTTCCAACAAGTGTGGAAAGTTCTGTTTTAACTCAAGAAAGCTCAATTCAACAACTTACGCTTTCTCAAACT CATGTAGATTGCTCTCTCGATAGTCCAACTCCAACACCTGGAGGGGCTCCTGTAGGGTCTGAAACTATGAGTCCGAGTAAAGAGAGTATAAAAGTTCGAATCCAAAGACCGGGATCTCGTCTCCAAGAATTAGAACAAGAATTAGCAAAAATTCACAGAGGATCGATTCCAGCAACAGCTTCTCCACAACCTTTAACACCTCCTGTATCCATCAGTTCTGTTCCGCCGTCGTCCGTTGGTTCTATTCAGCTGCAGCCATCGTTACAGTCTACTCAAAGTTTATTGACTACTGTTCCACCTGTAACTGCTGTACCTGTTGCTACCGTTACTCCCAGTGTCTTTACATCACGCTCTGATACGAACACTCCAGTGCAAGTAGAATCTCAAGAAAATGTTTCCGAG AAGGTTAGTACAACACAACCTGTTAGGAAAATATCAAGATTCGTGGTTTCCAAGGTCGCAGGTCCTCCTAGTAATGCTACTACACCGATTCAACAACATACTGATATGTCAAAAAATCAAACAGAAGATTCGAAGGTTTATCATATAGATGACACACAGG GTACACCAGTACAAATAACTCACAGCCGTGAAGGTTCTCTTCCACCTACGCAAATTACTCAGCCTATTAATGCTCCTGTTGTAGAA